A genomic window from bacterium includes:
- a CDS encoding arylsulfatase: MGGPQRVGKTREESEVRWPQSSPVADGQTNVVVILLDDVGFGQIGCYGSSIRTPNIDALAADGIRYSAFHTTALCSPTRAALLTGRNHHSCGMASIPQLAMGYPGHNAVMPPEHGMLSEVLRDRGYNTFAVGKWHLTPDYEQTPVGPFDRWPLGRGFERFYGFLMGMIDHWHPGALAQDNYFVDRPGGNGYHLSVDLTDRAIDYLAGAHSANPAKPFFLYLAYGAGHSPHHVPPEYADAYRGTFDEGWDVERQRVLDRQKELGLMAESVELPERNWGVAAWDTLSDDHRRLYTRMQEVYAGFITHTDQQIGRVVEFLRGIGRLDDTMIVFLSDNGASLEGQEHGIVNEYAMYNALFPQFSELLEHIDGIGGPGYMNHYPRGWSMAGNTPFREWKRSVWQGGIADPFIIRWPNGIQGAGDIRRQYHHVTDVMPTILEALNIDPPSSIDGVRQSEIEGLSMWYSVLEPEAKSRKLVQYYEMLGHRAIYYDGWKAVADHAPMSSRGNFDQDRWFLYNMEDDPNETSDLADKYPEVVQDLVDRWWVEAGRYNVLPIDDRGHERWPDPRPSIGPDRDTYEYLPNSQPIFARGAVNTLNRDFRISTSITQNPSGVTEGVIFAHGNRFGGYTLFAKNGEIRFVYNLCGIREYRVTAPLPAGDRRVRVSVIYTREADHRGDVRLIVGDAEPVEGRIGMTIPWVFPAHGSLNCGLDRGLSVCADYEAPFAFTGDIDKVTVTVGEQGTLDKAKILEAALAEQ; encoded by the coding sequence ATGGGCGGTCCTCAGAGAGTCGGAAAGACGAGAGAAGAGTCCGAGGTTCGCTGGCCGCAATCCTCGCCCGTTGCCGACGGCCAGACCAACGTGGTGGTGATCCTCCTGGACGACGTCGGCTTCGGACAGATCGGGTGCTACGGGTCGTCGATCCGCACGCCCAACATTGACGCGCTGGCGGCCGACGGGATCCGCTACTCGGCTTTCCACACCACCGCCTTGTGCTCACCGACGCGGGCGGCGCTGCTGACCGGGCGGAACCATCACAGTTGCGGCATGGCCAGTATCCCGCAGCTGGCGATGGGCTATCCGGGCCACAACGCAGTAATGCCCCCGGAGCACGGCATGCTGTCGGAGGTGTTGCGGGATCGCGGATACAACACTTTCGCGGTGGGCAAGTGGCACTTGACCCCGGACTACGAACAGACCCCGGTGGGACCGTTCGACCGCTGGCCGCTGGGGCGGGGTTTCGAACGGTTCTACGGTTTCCTGATGGGAATGATCGACCACTGGCACCCGGGCGCCCTCGCCCAGGACAACTACTTCGTCGACCGTCCCGGCGGAAATGGCTACCACCTGAGCGTCGACCTGACCGACCGGGCCATCGACTACTTGGCGGGCGCCCATTCGGCTAATCCCGCCAAGCCGTTCTTCCTATACCTAGCCTACGGAGCCGGGCACTCGCCCCACCACGTGCCTCCAGAGTACGCCGACGCCTACCGGGGTACCTTCGACGAGGGCTGGGACGTGGAACGGCAGCGGGTATTGGACCGCCAGAAGGAGCTCGGGCTCATGGCGGAATCGGTGGAACTCCCGGAGCGAAACTGGGGGGTGGCGGCCTGGGACACGCTGTCGGACGACCACAGACGCCTGTACACCCGTATGCAGGAAGTGTACGCCGGCTTCATCACCCACACCGACCAGCAGATCGGGCGAGTGGTGGAGTTCCTACGCGGGATAGGTCGCCTGGACGACACAATGATCGTGTTCCTTTCCGACAACGGCGCCAGCCTGGAAGGCCAGGAGCATGGGATCGTCAACGAGTACGCCATGTACAACGCACTGTTCCCGCAGTTCTCCGAGTTGCTCGAGCACATCGACGGGATAGGCGGACCCGGCTACATGAACCACTATCCACGCGGTTGGTCGATGGCCGGCAACACACCGTTCAGGGAGTGGAAGCGCTCGGTGTGGCAGGGCGGGATCGCTGACCCATTCATCATCCGGTGGCCGAACGGGATCCAGGGCGCCGGTGATATACGGCGCCAGTACCACCATGTGACCGACGTCATGCCCACCATCCTGGAGGCACTGAACATCGACCCTCCCTCAAGTATCGACGGCGTCCGCCAGTCGGAGATCGAAGGGCTGAGTATGTGGTACAGCGTCCTGGAGCCCGAGGCCAAGTCCCGCAAGCTGGTGCAGTACTACGAGATGCTCGGGCATCGCGCCATCTACTACGACGGCTGGAAGGCGGTCGCCGACCATGCTCCCATGAGCAGCCGGGGCAACTTCGACCAGGACCGCTGGTTCCTCTATAACATGGAGGACGACCCCAACGAGACTTCCGACCTGGCCGACAAGTATCCCGAAGTCGTCCAGGACCTTGTCGATCGCTGGTGGGTCGAGGCGGGCCGCTACAACGTCCTCCCCATCGACGACCGTGGCCACGAACGTTGGCCAGACCCCCGTCCCTCCATCGGTCCCGACCGGGATACGTACGAGTACCTGCCCAACTCCCAACCCATCTTCGCCCGGGGAGCGGTCAACACACTGAACCGGGACTTCCGCATCTCCACAAGCATTACGCAGAACCCGTCCGGCGTGACCGAGGGTGTCATCTTCGCCCACGGCAACCGCTTCGGCGGCTACACCCTCTTCGCCAAGAACGGGGAGATCCGGTTCGTCTACAACCTGTGCGGCATCCGGGAGTACCGGGTGACCGCTCCACTACCCGCGGGTGACCGCCGGGTCAGGGTCTCGGTCATCTACACGAGAGAAGCGGACCATCGCGGCGACGTACGGTTGATCGTCGGGGATGCCGAGCCCGTCGAGGGCCGCATCGGCATGACGATTCCCTGGGTCTTCCCGGCCCACGGCAGCTTGAACTGCGGCTTGGACAGAGGGCTGTCCGTCTGCGCGGACTACGAGGCGCCTTTCGCCTTCACCGGCGACATAGACAAGGTCACTGTCACTGTGGGCGAACAAGGCACTCTGGACAAGGCCAAGATCCTCGAAGCAGCTCTCGCCGAGCAGTAA
- a CDS encoding ABC transporter ATP-binding protein encodes MTDVSLVHLGRAFGDKWAVKDLNLEIASGEMVALLGPSGCGKTTTLRMITGLARPTTGDVLFDGSSVVEVPTERRGAVLIFQQHLLFPTMTVAQNVGFGLKMAGMGKDEINRRVEEMLERVELSGFGTRKAHQLSGGQQQRVALARGLVTHPKVLLLDEPLANLDANLRITMRHLIRSIQRDLGITAIFVTHDQEEAVMLADRIALMFDGTLQQVGRPDEFYRHPRTAGIASFFRSQNFLPGTRHGDVVSTGAGDLAVGHNVADTGDGPVVVTARPETLTLSNRAGGENGLPATVTSAIYMGTHTQVFVQLAETTWTVHAPPSVTLTPGDQVFVELPKEHIWILEDDSAAQDGR; translated from the coding sequence ATGACGGATGTGTCTCTCGTCCATCTCGGACGGGCCTTCGGTGACAAATGGGCGGTCAAGGACCTGAACCTGGAAATCGCCTCGGGGGAGATGGTTGCCCTGCTCGGTCCTTCCGGGTGTGGCAAGACCACCACCCTGCGAATGATCACCGGGCTGGCGCGCCCCACCACGGGGGATGTGCTGTTCGACGGGTCATCGGTGGTGGAGGTCCCAACCGAACGGCGAGGTGCGGTGCTCATCTTCCAGCAGCATCTCCTGTTCCCCACCATGACCGTGGCCCAGAACGTCGGCTTCGGCCTCAAGATGGCCGGCATGGGCAAGGACGAGATCAACCGGAGGGTGGAGGAAATGCTGGAACGGGTCGAGTTGTCCGGCTTCGGCACCCGCAAGGCGCACCAACTTTCCGGAGGCCAGCAGCAGCGGGTGGCGCTGGCGAGAGGCCTGGTCACCCATCCCAAGGTCCTGTTGCTCGACGAGCCGCTCGCCAACCTCGACGCGAACCTGCGCATCACCATGCGCCACCTGATCCGCTCGATCCAACGGGATCTCGGGATCACCGCCATCTTCGTTACTCACGACCAGGAGGAGGCGGTCATGCTCGCCGACCGGATCGCGCTGATGTTCGACGGGACCCTGCAGCAGGTCGGCAGGCCGGACGAGTTCTATCGCCATCCCCGCACCGCCGGCATCGCCAGCTTCTTCCGCAGCCAGAACTTCCTGCCTGGGACTCGCCACGGCGACGTGGTCAGCACGGGCGCGGGCGACCTCGCAGTGGGCCACAACGTGGCCGACACCGGCGATGGGCCGGTCGTCGTCACGGCGCGGCCGGAGACCCTGACGCTGTCCAACCGGGCAGGTGGCGAGAACGGCCTCCCGGCGACGGTGACCTCGGCGATCTACATGGGTACCCATACACAGGTCTTCGTGCAGCTGGCGGAGACCACGTGGACGGTCCACGCCCCGCCGTCCGTCACTCTCACCCCGGGCGACCAGGTGTTCGTCGAGTTGCCCAAGGAGCACATCTGGATACTCGAAGATGACTCGGCAGCCCAGGACGGCCGGTAG
- a CDS encoding ABC transporter permease subunit, which produces MSERRKPGRRQINWLRWATVTVIVVSVVLPGVSLLLRSFAFRWHYPDVVPGEWGLDAWTYTIDDTSRVFESLGNSLRIALLTTTLALLVGMPAARALGQHQFRGKRVVEWILMMPIIVPALVAAMGIHIVFIRLGLTATVLGVSLVHLIPATPYFVLVMSSVFANYSPALEETARTLGANKIRVFRYVTLPAISSGLLVACLFTFLISWSQYVTTVLIGSGILITLPMVLFPFLGQGNAAVAASITLIFVAPAVMVLILTSRSLGRGSTVMGGFGKV; this is translated from the coding sequence GTGAGCGAACGACGGAAGCCCGGGCGGCGGCAGATCAACTGGTTGCGTTGGGCCACCGTAACCGTCATCGTGGTGTCGGTGGTCCTGCCGGGGGTGTCGCTGCTGCTCAGGTCCTTCGCCTTCCGCTGGCACTATCCCGACGTTGTTCCCGGTGAGTGGGGTTTGGACGCCTGGACCTACACCATCGACGACACGTCACGTGTGTTCGAATCGCTCGGAAACAGCCTACGCATCGCGCTGCTTACCACCACTCTGGCGCTCCTGGTCGGTATGCCCGCAGCCCGAGCCCTGGGCCAGCACCAGTTCCGCGGCAAGCGGGTAGTCGAGTGGATCCTGATGATGCCGATCATCGTGCCTGCGCTGGTAGCCGCCATGGGGATCCACATCGTGTTCATCAGGCTGGGCCTCACCGCGACCGTCCTGGGCGTGTCGCTGGTCCACTTGATACCGGCCACACCGTATTTCGTCCTGGTGATGTCTAGCGTGTTCGCCAACTACAGCCCGGCCCTGGAGGAGACGGCCCGAACCCTCGGCGCCAACAAGATACGGGTGTTCCGGTACGTCACCCTGCCCGCCATCTCGTCGGGACTGCTCGTGGCCTGCCTCTTCACGTTCCTGATCTCGTGGTCGCAGTACGTGACCACGGTTCTGATCGGTAGCGGAATACTGATCACCCTGCCGATGGTGCTCTTCCCGTTCCTCGGGCAGGGCAATGCCGCGGTGGCGGCCTCGATTACATTGATCTTCGTCGCACCCGCGGTCATGGTGTTGATCCTGACCTCTAGGTCGTTGGGGCGCGGCTCGACCGTGATGGGAGGTTTCGGCAAGGTATGA
- a CDS encoding ABC transporter permease subunit produces MTLERRQTPLRERLKIPLMLTPALAVILLLFLGGLVAGLMQSLGYFPAAGLTEFTFRHYVDAVTDRNFLVSLWTTFRIAFSVTLLSTVFAVGAALVLRQRFPGSRLATFLFQIPLPVPHLVAASAVILLFAQSGLLSRIGAALGLINAPGDFPAILYDNASIGVMLSFMWKEIPFVGLVVLAILQSVGPQYEELAQTLGATKRQRLVHVLLPLIMPGVVSTWIIVFAFTFANFEIPLLLGQSFPTTLPVQAFREFQRPELTSRPKGMAIAIVLAVITVLLLIAYRRLARYSRST; encoded by the coding sequence ATGACGCTTGAACGACGCCAGACGCCCCTGAGGGAGCGGCTGAAGATCCCGCTGATGCTGACGCCGGCGCTGGCGGTGATCCTCCTGCTGTTCCTCGGGGGGCTGGTCGCGGGTCTCATGCAGAGCCTCGGCTACTTCCCGGCCGCCGGCCTCACCGAGTTCACCTTCCGCCACTACGTGGACGCGGTCACCGACCGGAACTTCCTCGTCTCGCTGTGGACCACGTTCCGCATCGCCTTCTCGGTCACGCTGCTGTCGACCGTCTTCGCCGTCGGCGCGGCTCTCGTCCTGAGGCAGCGCTTCCCGGGTAGCCGTCTGGCGACGTTCCTATTCCAGATTCCTCTCCCCGTACCCCATCTGGTGGCCGCCAGCGCAGTCATCCTGCTGTTCGCCCAGAGCGGTCTCCTGTCTCGCATAGGAGCTGCACTCGGACTGATCAACGCTCCGGGCGACTTCCCGGCGATCCTGTACGACAACGCCAGCATCGGAGTGATGCTGTCGTTCATGTGGAAGGAGATACCGTTCGTAGGCCTGGTGGTGCTCGCCATCCTCCAGAGCGTCGGTCCCCAGTACGAGGAGCTGGCCCAGACCCTGGGAGCTACCAAGCGGCAGCGGCTCGTACACGTCTTGCTGCCTCTCATCATGCCCGGGGTGGTCTCCACGTGGATCATCGTGTTCGCCTTCACGTTCGCGAACTTCGAGATCCCGCTCCTGCTCGGACAGAGTTTCCCGACCACCCTTCCGGTTCAAGCCTTCCGAGAGTTTCAGCGTCCCGAACTGACATCGCGGCCCAAGGGGATGGCCATTGCCATCGTGTTGGCCGTCATCACGGTCCTCCTGCTGATCGCATACAGGCGGCTGGCCCGCTACTCGAGGTCGACGTGA
- a CDS encoding ABC transporter substrate-binding protein, protein MFTALALVAAACGTDDEAEPAAAPETQATTTTAAMVEETPTTTEAMEEEAPATTEAMAEEAPTTTEAMEEMMGTMVDVPMYDTWEDVLAAADGTTVNWHMWGGNENLNSWVDTYIGDVVKERYNVTLNRVPLGDTVEAVNLVLNEHQAGVTEGGSVDMIWINGDNFKTLKEADLLFGPWSEGIPNAAHVNWDDPSIAYDFGVSVDGLESPWGSAQMVFVYNSAYVPEPPRTFEALAEWVHANPGLFTYTAPPDFHGLSFVKHMFYWAADDYSVFQQPFDQAVFDSIAPKVWEYLNDIEPDLWRGGDTYPTSIGALQDLLANSEVYFGMSLNPRRPSTLINNGTYPDTIRTWVMDTGTLTNKNYVTIPKNASNPAGAMIVANHILSTENQLIQANPEQWGWGLPTDTTTWTQEERDILNSYDRGVATLPFDVLAAAGLPEPHASWPTQMEAGWIENVLEA, encoded by the coding sequence TTGTTCACGGCCCTAGCGCTGGTGGCGGCAGCTTGCGGCACCGACGACGAAGCCGAACCGGCGGCGGCACCCGAGACCCAGGCGACGACCACCACCGCGGCCATGGTCGAGGAGACACCCACTACCACCGAAGCCATGGAGGAGGAAGCCCCCGCCACGACGGAGGCTATGGCCGAGGAGGCACCGACCACCACCGAGGCCATGGAAGAGATGATGGGAACCATGGTCGACGTTCCCATGTACGACACTTGGGAAGACGTACTCGCTGCTGCCGACGGCACCACGGTCAACTGGCACATGTGGGGCGGCAACGAAAACCTCAACTCCTGGGTCGACACGTATATCGGCGATGTCGTGAAGGAGCGATACAACGTCACGCTCAACCGGGTCCCGCTCGGCGACACCGTCGAAGCCGTCAACCTGGTCCTCAACGAGCACCAGGCCGGGGTGACCGAAGGCGGCAGCGTCGACATGATCTGGATCAACGGTGACAACTTCAAGACCCTGAAGGAAGCCGACCTCCTGTTCGGACCGTGGTCGGAGGGGATCCCCAACGCGGCGCATGTCAACTGGGACGACCCTTCGATCGCCTACGACTTCGGCGTCTCGGTCGACGGCCTCGAATCGCCGTGGGGATCGGCGCAGATGGTCTTCGTGTACAACTCGGCCTACGTGCCGGAACCGCCCAGGACCTTCGAGGCACTCGCGGAATGGGTTCACGCCAACCCGGGCCTGTTCACCTACACGGCCCCGCCGGACTTCCACGGCCTGAGCTTTGTGAAGCACATGTTCTACTGGGCGGCCGACGACTACTCGGTGTTCCAGCAACCCTTCGACCAGGCGGTGTTCGACAGCATCGCGCCGAAGGTGTGGGAGTACCTGAACGACATCGAGCCCGACTTGTGGCGCGGCGGCGACACCTATCCGACCAGTATCGGGGCCCTGCAGGACCTGCTGGCCAACAGCGAGGTCTACTTCGGCATGTCGCTAAACCCGCGGCGGCCGTCAACCCTGATCAACAACGGCACGTATCCGGACACCATCCGCACCTGGGTGATGGACACGGGGACGCTCACCAACAAGAACTACGTGACGATCCCGAAGAACGCCTCCAACCCGGCGGGCGCGATGATCGTCGCCAACCACATCCTCAGCACCGAGAACCAGCTGATCCAGGCCAACCCGGAGCAGTGGGGATGGGGGCTCCCGACAGACACCACGACCTGGACCCAGGAAGAGCGTGACATCCTCAACTCGTACGACCGGGGAGTGGCAACCCTTCCCTTCGACGTCCTAGCCGCGGCCGGATTGCCCGAGCCGCACGCCTCCTGGCCAACGCAGATGGAGGCGGGCTGGATCGAGAACGTCCTCGAGGCCTAG
- a CDS encoding arylsulfatase — translation MMRDEVGSERHMGQESGPDARRPDVLLVMFDDIGFSDLGCYGSEIDTPNLDRLAAEGHRYNNFHATTLCSPSRACLLSGRNHHAVGMRMLTGTRHEYPSGRERITRRAALISEVLLEAGWNTFAAGKWHVLPQDNQGPAGPYDDWPLRRGFNRFYGFLGGAADHYYPELVRDNHHIEPPARPEDGYHLTDDLIDHSSRFVSDHIAHRPWEPFFLYLPLGAAHAPHHAPPEFMERVRGRFDAGWDQVRRDRYRRQIETGVIPPGTELPPGNPDVRPWASLNAEERMVAARLQEAYAAFIEHTDAALGRLFDHLKRVGRWDNTIIFVCSDNGAAMDGRDIGAFGRIHFFNDIEPGAADIIDRIDEIGGPTADSQYARGWAQASNTPLKWYKRYTHGGGIRVPLIVRWGDRMASPGTVLNQFHHMIDIAPTIYEVAGVKPKAVHQGRPQMPIHGRSMAYTFGDPMARTRKGPQYFEMTGHRGIWADGWKAVTRHAPGDAYVTEEWELYHLDEDFSEAKDLAAAEPEKLAELDRLFWQEAAANDVLPLDDRYMELFWSYGMDERSPLYRRRVDYYPPLSHIERQATPPIEYCSYTIEAVASGPMEGVVVAYGHPTSGFVLYMQDGRLHYEYNAAGPVMTQSIHLPDSDPLTVRFDFDLLGERAGRGRLSAGHHQGQWFDFDQVLVWISLAGMDLGRDAYGPVSTRYDPPFPFQGVLQRVTFHLGSEIKGNRRRADY, via the coding sequence ATGATGAGGGATGAGGTTGGCTCGGAGCGGCACATGGGCCAGGAGTCCGGACCAGATGCACGACGCCCGGATGTGCTGCTCGTCATGTTCGACGACATCGGTTTCTCCGACCTGGGCTGCTACGGATCCGAGATAGACACCCCGAATCTGGACCGGTTGGCCGCTGAGGGGCACCGCTACAACAACTTCCACGCCACCACGCTGTGCTCACCGTCGCGGGCCTGCCTCCTGAGCGGCCGCAATCACCACGCGGTGGGGATGCGGATGCTGACCGGGACCCGCCACGAGTACCCGAGCGGGCGGGAGAGGATCACGAGGCGGGCTGCTCTCATCTCCGAGGTGCTGCTCGAGGCCGGGTGGAACACCTTCGCGGCGGGCAAGTGGCATGTGCTCCCGCAAGACAACCAGGGACCGGCCGGGCCGTACGACGACTGGCCGCTGCGCCGGGGCTTCAACCGGTTCTACGGCTTCCTCGGAGGGGCTGCCGACCATTACTACCCGGAACTGGTCCGGGATAACCACCACATCGAGCCGCCGGCCCGACCGGAGGACGGGTACCACCTGACCGATGACCTGATCGACCATTCCTCCCGGTTCGTTTCCGACCACATCGCCCACCGACCGTGGGAACCGTTCTTCCTGTACCTCCCGCTGGGGGCCGCCCATGCCCCGCATCACGCCCCGCCCGAATTCATGGAGAGGGTCAGGGGACGCTTCGACGCCGGTTGGGACCAAGTCCGCCGGGACCGCTACCGGCGCCAGATCGAGACCGGAGTGATCCCGCCGGGTACCGAGCTACCTCCCGGCAATCCTGACGTGCGACCGTGGGCGAGCCTCAATGCCGAGGAGCGTATGGTGGCGGCCCGGCTGCAGGAGGCGTACGCCGCTTTCATCGAGCACACGGACGCGGCGCTCGGTCGCCTGTTCGACCACTTGAAACGGGTCGGCCGCTGGGACAACACGATCATCTTCGTGTGCTCCGACAACGGGGCGGCGATGGATGGCCGCGACATCGGGGCGTTCGGGAGGATCCACTTCTTCAACGACATCGAACCCGGCGCGGCTGACATCATCGACCGGATCGACGAGATCGGAGGGCCCACCGCCGACTCCCAGTATGCCCGTGGCTGGGCGCAGGCTTCGAACACCCCCCTCAAGTGGTACAAGCGCTACACCCACGGCGGGGGCATCAGGGTTCCGCTGATCGTCAGGTGGGGAGACCGCATGGCCTCCCCCGGCACCGTGCTGAACCAGTTCCACCACATGATCGACATCGCACCCACCATCTACGAGGTGGCCGGCGTGAAGCCAAAGGCCGTCCACCAGGGCCGCCCGCAGATGCCGATCCACGGTCGCAGCATGGCCTACACGTTCGGCGATCCAATGGCAAGAACCCGGAAAGGACCCCAGTACTTCGAGATGACCGGTCACCGGGGCATCTGGGCGGACGGGTGGAAGGCGGTGACCCGCCACGCGCCCGGCGACGCCTATGTCACGGAGGAGTGGGAGCTCTACCACTTGGACGAGGACTTCTCCGAAGCGAAGGACCTGGCCGCTGCAGAGCCGGAGAAGCTGGCCGAACTCGACCGCCTGTTCTGGCAGGAGGCCGCGGCGAACGATGTCCTACCGCTTGACGACCGCTACATGGAACTGTTCTGGTCGTACGGCATGGACGAGCGGTCGCCCCTCTACCGGCGCCGAGTCGACTACTACCCGCCCCTGAGCCACATCGAGCGGCAGGCCACACCACCGATCGAGTACTGCTCCTACACGATCGAGGCGGTCGCCTCCGGTCCGATGGAAGGCGTGGTCGTCGCCTACGGGCACCCGACCTCCGGATTCGTCCTCTACATGCAGGACGGCCGCCTCCACTACGAGTACAACGCGGCCGGACCCGTGATGACCCAAAGCATCCACCTGCCGGACAGCGATCCGCTAACGGTTCGGTTCGACTTCGACCTACTCGGTGAACGGGCCGGTAGAGGTCGCCTCAGCGCCGGTCATCACCAAGGCCAATGGTTCGACTTCGATCAGGTGCTCGTGTGGATCTCCCTCGCCGGGATGGACCTGGGCCGAGACGCCTACGGTCCGGTCAGCACCCGCTACGACCCACCCTTCCCCTTCCAGGGGGTTCTCCAGCGCGTCACTTTCCACCTCGGCTCTGAGATCAAGGGCAACCGCCGCCGCGCCGACTACTGA
- the ruvB gene encoding Holliday junction branch migration DNA helicase RuvB, whose product MREDGLLATHPTEEDHASEVLLRPRTLDEFVGQRKIKQRLSVSMEASVKLGRPLDHLLLSGPPGLGKTTLARIIAAEMGAQLRSTSGPAVERPGDLAAILSGLEYGDVLFIDEIHRLPRVIEEVLYSAMEDFALDIVVGKGPTAQSLRLSLPRFTLVGATTRIGTVTAPLRDRFGMVDRLDYYEDDELKQIVMRSATIIGVPVTGHAAGYVAVRSRGTPRIANRLLTRMSEYAVARADGRIDEAVAAAGMELWEVDDLGLDKVDRLILDAIVSKFGGGPVGLTTLAIAVGEEPETVESAYEPFLVQRGLVARTPRGRMATALTYQHMGLQAPGSAQFSLLGTEANPLPTDR is encoded by the coding sequence GTGCGTGAGGACGGCCTGCTGGCCACCCACCCCACCGAGGAGGACCATGCCAGCGAGGTCTTGCTCCGCCCCAGGACGCTGGACGAGTTCGTCGGCCAGCGGAAGATCAAGCAGCGCCTCTCCGTGTCCATGGAGGCCTCGGTCAAGCTGGGTCGTCCGCTCGATCACCTGCTGCTCTCGGGTCCGCCCGGTCTGGGCAAGACCACCCTGGCCCGCATCATCGCGGCCGAGATGGGGGCGCAGCTCCGCTCGACCTCCGGCCCGGCGGTGGAACGCCCCGGGGATCTGGCCGCCATCCTGTCCGGGCTGGAGTACGGGGACGTGCTGTTCATCGACGAGATACACCGCTTGCCGCGGGTGATAGAGGAGGTCTTGTACTCGGCGATGGAGGACTTCGCCCTCGACATCGTGGTCGGCAAGGGCCCGACCGCCCAGTCCCTCCGCCTGAGCCTGCCACGGTTCACCCTGGTGGGGGCCACGACCAGGATCGGCACGGTGACCGCCCCCCTGCGGGACCGTTTCGGCATGGTGGACCGGCTCGACTACTACGAGGACGATGAGTTGAAGCAGATAGTGATGAGGTCGGCGACCATCATCGGCGTTCCGGTGACCGGCCATGCAGCCGGCTACGTGGCGGTCCGGAGCCGGGGAACGCCGCGTATCGCCAACCGCCTGCTGACCAGGATGAGCGAGTACGCGGTGGCGCGGGCGGACGGGCGCATCGACGAGGCTGTCGCCGCGGCCGGTATGGAGCTCTGGGAGGTGGACGATCTGGGTCTGGACAAGGTGGACCGCCTCATCCTCGACGCCATCGTGTCCAAGTTCGGCGGCGGTCCCGTGGGGCTCACCACCCTGGCGATCGCGGTGGGGGAGGAGCCGGAGACCGTGGAGTCGGCCTACGAGCCGTTCCTCGTCCAGCGGGGACTGGTGGCGCGCACCCCGCGCGGGCGGATGGCCACGGCGCTCACCTACCAGCACATGGGCCTTCAGGCGCCCGGATCCGCGCAGTTCTCGCTCCTCGGAACGGAAGCGAACCCCCTGCCCACCGACCGCTGA
- the ruvA gene encoding Holliday junction branch migration protein RuvA: MISRLRGMLVAKGESGVVIEVGGVGYEVNVTPRDLTSLPGLGEEVVLHTHLAVREDNMSLYGFDGQASRDMFRILLGASGVGPALAMAILATMRPADLRQAVATDDVAALVAAPGIGKRKAEKLILDLRPKLGSMVVGMASTSEVARVREALESLGYLPVEVRAALEEISLDGPVEEMVRSALKVMGRNRGLSGA; this comes from the coding sequence ATGATCAGCCGGCTCCGGGGCATGCTGGTCGCCAAGGGCGAGTCGGGTGTCGTGATCGAGGTCGGTGGCGTCGGTTACGAGGTGAACGTGACGCCTCGTGATCTGACCTCTCTGCCTGGCCTGGGCGAGGAGGTGGTGCTGCATACCCACCTGGCGGTGCGGGAGGACAATATGTCCCTCTACGGCTTCGACGGCCAGGCCAGCCGTGACATGTTCAGGATCCTCCTGGGCGCCAGCGGCGTGGGACCGGCCCTGGCCATGGCCATACTGGCGACAATGCGCCCGGCCGACCTGCGCCAAGCCGTGGCCACGGATGATGTGGCGGCGCTGGTGGCGGCCCCCGGGATCGGTAAGCGCAAGGCCGAGAAGCTGATCCTCGACCTCCGGCCCAAGCTGGGTTCGATGGTGGTGGGCATGGCATCCACCTCGGAGGTGGCGAGGGTCAGGGAGGCCCTCGAATCCCTGGGCTACCTGCCGGTCGAGGTTCGAGCGGCCCTGGAGGAGATTTCGCTGGACGGGCCGGTCGAGGAGATGGTCAGGAGCGCGCTCAAAGTGATGGGCCGGAACAGGGGCCTCTCCGGTGCGTGA
- the ruvC gene encoding crossover junction endodeoxyribonuclease RuvC translates to MLVIGIDPGLTTTGFGVVRRGVGSPDVKSAGVIRTEAGLPTATRLDVLYQDISELIDEVRPEVMAIERVFVNRNRLTATQVGQASGVILLAAARAGLEVFEYSPSAVKAVVTGDGRASKAQVQQMVARRLGLREAPRPADAADALAIALCHMQSTGNRLGRVEAAARRAAG, encoded by the coding sequence GTGCTCGTGATCGGTATCGATCCCGGGCTGACGACCACCGGGTTCGGCGTGGTCCGTAGGGGCGTCGGCTCTCCGGACGTCAAGTCCGCGGGCGTGATCAGGACTGAGGCCGGCTTGCCGACAGCCACCCGGTTGGACGTCCTCTACCAGGACATCAGCGAGTTGATCGACGAGGTCCGGCCGGAGGTGATGGCCATCGAGCGGGTCTTCGTCAACCGGAACCGCCTCACCGCCACCCAGGTGGGCCAGGCTTCGGGGGTGATCCTGCTGGCGGCGGCACGGGCAGGGCTCGAGGTCTTCGAGTACTCCCCTTCGGCCGTCAAGGCGGTCGTCACCGGCGACGGCCGGGCTTCTAAGGCGCAGGTCCAGCAGATGGTGGCGCGGCGTCTCGGCCTGCGGGAGGCGCCCCGACCGGCCGACGCCGCCGATGCCCTGGCCATCGCCCTCTGCCACATGCAGAGCACGGGCAACCGGCTGGGCCGCGTCGAGGCGGCGGCTCGGAGGGCTGCCGGATGA